One part of the Anaerolineae bacterium genome encodes these proteins:
- a CDS encoding acylneuraminate cytidylyltransferase family protein, giving the protein MTTSARPEHILAIIPARGGSRGVPRKNIHPLAGRPLLAHTIAHALAARSITRLVVSTDDAEIGAIARQNGAEVIWRPAAISGDTATTESALLHVLDTLQAAGGYTPDLVVLLQCTSPLRLPGDIDRAVETLLESGADSLLSVVPFSRFLWRVGEDGRPQPYNYDYRRRPRRQEYASGLCMENGSIYVMRPRVLREEHNRLGGRITCYVMHPLTAVEIDAPEDFALAEAILAWSWPPEA; this is encoded by the coding sequence ATGACCACCTCTGCCCGGCCCGAACATATCCTGGCTATTATCCCGGCGCGGGGTGGATCGCGCGGTGTGCCACGCAAGAACATCCACCCGCTGGCCGGGCGCCCGCTGCTGGCGCATACTATCGCTCACGCTCTGGCCGCCCGTTCTATCACCCGGCTTGTCGTTTCCACCGATGACGCCGAGATTGGCGCGATTGCCCGGCAGAACGGCGCGGAGGTGATCTGGCGCCCGGCGGCGATCAGCGGCGATACTGCCACAACCGAATCGGCGCTGTTGCACGTCCTGGATACCTTGCAGGCTGCCGGGGGTTACACACCTGATCTGGTGGTGTTGTTACAGTGCACCTCGCCGCTGCGTTTGCCCGGCGACATCGACCGGGCAGTGGAAACGCTGCTGGAGAGCGGGGCGGATTCGTTGCTTTCGGTGGTGCCGTTCAGCCGCTTCCTGTGGCGGGTCGGGGAGGACGGCCGCCCGCAACCCTACAACTACGACTATCGCCGCCGTCCCCGCCGCCAGGAGTACGCCTCAGGGTTGTGCATGGAAAATGGCTCGATCTACGTCATGCGGCCCCGGGTGTTGCGAGAAGAGCATAACCGCCTGGGCGGGCGCATCACCTGTTACGTCATGCATCCGCTGACCGCCGTGGAGATCGACGCACCGGAAGATTTCGCCCTGGCGGAGGCGATCCTGGCTTGGTCGTGGCCGCCGGAAGCCTAG
- a CDS encoding CBS domain-containing protein, with product MSIERELQAEIERLWTENARLQETLEALRARRDAEGRIRAVLRRQDACALVVADVMTANPDVLHLGDNLRAAVERFRRGRYRRLPVLDAHERLVGIITDRDIRQALNSPFVLHERWQDEMLLNQVLVDVCMTPDPVTVRPETPLYEAARLMRTRKIGGLPVLDDAGKLIGIVTETDLLRAFEEALTAAASPNSPDATAP from the coding sequence ATGTCCATCGAGCGGGAGTTGCAGGCTGAGATCGAGCGACTGTGGACGGAGAACGCCCGCTTGCAGGAGACGCTGGAGGCCCTGCGTGCCCGCCGCGACGCCGAGGGACGCATCCGCGCCGTCCTGCGCCGGCAGGACGCCTGCGCCCTGGTGGTGGCCGATGTGATGACCGCCAACCCGGATGTGCTCCACCTGGGGGATAACCTGCGGGCAGCGGTGGAACGCTTCCGCCGGGGCCGCTACCGCCGCCTGCCGGTCCTGGACGCGCACGAGCGGCTGGTCGGGATCATCACCGACCGGGATATCCGCCAGGCGCTCAACTCGCCGTTTGTCCTGCATGAGCGCTGGCAGGACGAGATGCTGCTCAACCAGGTGCTGGTGGATGTCTGCATGACGCCCGATCCGGTCACCGTCCGCCCGGAAACGCCTCTGTACGAAGCGGCCCGCCTGATGCGCACGCGCAAGATCGGCGGTCTGCCTGTCCTGGATGACGCCGGGAAGCTGATCGGGATCGTGACCGAGACTGACCTGTTACGCGCCTTTGAGGAAGCGCTCACTGCCGCCGCCAGCCCGAACTCACCGGACGCGACTGCCCCATGA
- a CDS encoding glycosyltransferase family 4 protein → MTTASPSSMTAGRRAAPRPTPILFVSSYTGLGGGETSLYEMVRCLDAGRWTPHLLVPGEGQFPALWRSQGWPVHILRWRPAMPLFVPALWARLPVVKQIEALIRRERIAVVRPEYHSIPLVAPACRRAGVPWVWMIHGRWTHPRPWQRGLFRQAAHLFADSGWSKAGFLGEPPFMPPERVEVRHLGVDVDRFNPAVDGRAVRAALGIPPDAPVITILGRFQPIKGHLNFLGMAARIAPEFPQARFLIVGDNVLDGAVGDRHKAAILAAVESNPDLKRSVIFTGFSDDLVPTLRASDILVCASDFESFGMAHLEAMACAVPVVSTNVGGPAETVLDGQTGLLVPPRDPEALAAAVWRLLIDPDLRARMGAAGRAHVLARLDVRHYAARFEEVLAAVAGFT, encoded by the coding sequence ATGACGACCGCTTCTCCATCCTCAATGACCGCTGGTCGCCGTGCGGCCCCGCGCCCCACGCCGATCCTGTTCGTTTCCAGCTATACCGGCCTCGGCGGCGGCGAGACCAGCCTGTATGAGATGGTGCGCTGCCTGGACGCTGGACGCTGGACGCCGCACCTGCTGGTCCCCGGCGAAGGGCAATTCCCGGCGCTGTGGCGATCGCAGGGCTGGCCGGTGCACATCCTCCGCTGGCGACCAGCGATGCCGCTGTTCGTCCCGGCGCTGTGGGCACGCCTGCCGGTCGTCAAGCAGATCGAAGCCCTGATCCGCCGGGAGCGAATCGCCGTCGTCCGCCCGGAGTATCACAGCATCCCGCTGGTTGCTCCAGCCTGCCGCCGGGCGGGTGTCCCCTGGGTGTGGATGATCCACGGTCGCTGGACACATCCCCGCCCCTGGCAGCGCGGGCTGTTCCGCCAGGCGGCCCATCTCTTCGCCGATTCCGGCTGGAGCAAGGCGGGGTTTCTGGGGGAACCGCCGTTCATGCCGCCGGAACGGGTGGAGGTGCGCCATCTGGGGGTGGATGTCGATCGCTTCAACCCGGCAGTCGATGGTCGCGCGGTACGCGCGGCGCTGGGCATCCCGCCGGACGCGCCGGTGATCACCATCCTGGGGCGCTTCCAGCCGATCAAGGGACATCTCAACTTCCTGGGCATGGCGGCCCGTATCGCGCCGGAATTCCCGCAGGCGCGCTTTTTGATCGTGGGCGACAACGTGCTCGATGGCGCAGTCGGCGACCGGCACAAGGCGGCGATCCTGGCCGCGGTGGAAAGCAACCCCGACCTCAAACGAAGCGTGATCTTCACTGGCTTCAGCGATGATCTCGTCCCTACCCTGCGGGCCAGCGACATCCTGGTTTGTGCCTCGGACTTTGAGTCGTTCGGGATGGCCCACCTGGAGGCGATGGCCTGCGCGGTGCCGGTGGTCAGCACCAATGTCGGTGGCCCGGCGGAAACCGTGCTCGATGGCCAGACGGGTCTGCTCGTCCCCCCGCGCGATCCGGAGGCGCTGGCGGCGGCAGTGTGGCGGCTGCTGATCGATCCGGACCTGCGGGCGCGGATGGGGGCCGCCGGGCGGGCGCATGTGCTGGCCCGGCTGGATGTGCGTCACTACGCCGCCCGCTTTGAGGAAGTGCTGGCGGCGGTAGCCGGTTTCACATGA
- a CDS encoding aminotransferase class V-fold PLP-dependent enzyme, protein MTTLAAPVRNARCLTIDTVRENIVGIDAQVPLLDGTTRPYVNFDNAASTPALRPVLDKVNEFMTWYSSVHRGSGFKSQVATEAYEAAHAIALRFVGADPATHTAIFGKNSTEALNKLANRFPFQPGDVVLTTLMEHHSNDLPWRKVAHVEHVLPDSSGALDEAHFDRLLERYAGRVKLVAVTGASNVTGYINPIHRLAEKAHAAGAQILVDVAQLAPHRAVEMRPLDDPGHLDYVVLSAHKMYAPFGTGALIGRRDTFLEGDPDMVGGGVVDIVTVNSVKWAGLPDREEAGSPNVVGAVAMAQAMLCLEAIGMDALAEHEAVLTARLLERLGRIPGVRVFGITDPARARDKVGVVPFIVEGMSHYLVAAILSAEGGIGVRNGCFCAHPYLLHLLGVDEQQAASYQQEIHNGVKAHLPGLVRASFGCYNNEAEVDWFAEMLERIVRGDYRGRYVQDPASGAYWPEGFAPRLEAYFHLG, encoded by the coding sequence ATGACGACTCTTGCCGCGCCGGTCCGGAACGCCCGCTGTCTGACCATTGACACTGTCCGCGAGAACATCGTCGGCATTGATGCACAGGTCCCCCTGCTGGACGGCACAACACGCCCCTATGTCAACTTTGATAACGCCGCCAGCACCCCCGCCCTGCGCCCGGTGCTGGACAAGGTCAACGAATTCATGACCTGGTATTCCAGCGTCCACCGCGGCAGCGGCTTCAAGAGCCAGGTGGCCACGGAAGCCTATGAGGCCGCCCACGCGATCGCCTTGCGCTTTGTCGGCGCGGACCCGGCTACCCACACGGCCATCTTCGGCAAGAACAGCACGGAAGCGCTCAACAAGCTGGCCAACCGCTTCCCCTTTCAGCCGGGCGACGTAGTGCTGACCACGCTGATGGAACACCATTCCAACGATCTGCCCTGGCGCAAGGTGGCCCATGTGGAGCATGTCCTGCCGGACTCCAGCGGGGCGCTGGACGAGGCTCACTTTGACCGGCTGCTGGAACGCTACGCCGGGCGGGTGAAGCTGGTGGCGGTGACCGGGGCCTCTAATGTGACCGGTTACATCAACCCCATTCATCGCCTCGCCGAGAAAGCGCACGCTGCCGGGGCGCAAATCCTGGTGGATGTGGCCCAGCTGGCCCCGCACCGGGCGGTGGAGATGCGCCCGCTGGACGATCCCGGCCATCTGGATTATGTGGTGCTTTCCGCCCACAAGATGTACGCGCCGTTCGGCACTGGCGCCCTGATCGGGCGGCGGGATACCTTCCTGGAAGGCGATCCGGATATGGTCGGCGGCGGCGTGGTCGACATTGTGACGGTCAATTCCGTCAAGTGGGCCGGTCTGCCCGATCGGGAAGAAGCCGGCAGCCCCAATGTCGTCGGCGCGGTAGCCATGGCCCAGGCCATGTTGTGCCTGGAAGCGATCGGCATGGACGCTCTGGCCGAACATGAGGCCGTCCTGACAGCGCGCCTGCTGGAACGGCTGGGCCGCATCCCCGGCGTGCGTGTCTTTGGCATCACCGATCCCGCCCGCGCCCGTGACAAGGTTGGGGTGGTGCCCTTCATCGTGGAAGGGATGAGCCACTACCTGGTGGCGGCCATTCTCAGCGCGGAAGGCGGGATCGGCGTGCGCAATGGCTGCTTCTGCGCCCATCCGTACCTGTTGCACCTGCTGGGCGTGGACGAGCAGCAGGCGGCCTCCTACCAGCAGGAGATCCACAACGGCGTCAAGGCACACCTGCCCGGTCTGGTGCGGGCCAGCTTTGGCTGCTACAACAACGAAGCGGAAGTCGACTGGTTCGCGGAGATGCTGGAGCGTATTGTGCGCGGCGACTACCGGGGCCGTTACGTGCAGGACCCGGCCAGCGGCGCTTACTGGCCGGAAGGCTTCGCCCCCCGGCTGGAGGCATACTTCCACCTGGGATGA